The Pirellulales bacterium genome segment CCCGGCTGCTTCTTGCGTTCTAGCACGACAGAGTTCACACCCCGAGCGGCGGCGGCCTGAGCGCATGTCAAGCCCGCGAATCCGCCACCCACGACGATCAGATCGTAACGTCGCATAGGTCAAGTACCGTTGCCAGTCGCGAATTGCCGCGCCGCCACCACATAGTGTTCCGACGCATGACGAATTCGGATGACGTCTTCCGGCGTGACTTGCCGCGACACCTTGCCTGGCAGCCCGAGCACGACCGAGCCGGGCGGGATTTTTATTCCTTCAGTGACGATCGCGCCGACGCCCACGACGCTCTCCTCGCCAATTTCGGCCCCATTCATTACGACGGCCCGCATTCCGATCAGCACGCGATTGCCGACGGTCGCACCGTGGACAATCGCGCCGTGGCCGACCGTGACCTCGTCGCCAATGGTGCAGGGAAAGCCCGGATCGGCGTGGAGGATGCAACCGTCTTGGATGTTCGTGCGCCGCCCGATGCGGATCGCCTCGGTGTCGCCGCGGACGACGGCGTTGAACCACACGCTCGATTGCTCGCCGATCGACACATCGCCGAGTACAACCGCGCCGCGTGCAAGAAACACGCTTGAGTGGATGAGTTCCGGGCGAAATGAAGTGGCAGGATCCGGCATTTGATTCCCGCGTTCATTCACCGGAATTTCCCAATCCAGCCAGAAACTCACTCATCTCGCCGGCGGCGTGGGCGTTCCCTTGATGCCGCGCCTGCTCGATTCCATCGCGCAGCACCGATCGCGCTTCATCAATCCGGCTGAGCCGGGCAAGTTGTTGGGCGGCCATGAAAAATGCCGGCACATACGGCGGAGTCCGCATTTGCAATTCGCGGAGGCGGGCGAGACTCCGTTCGTGGTCCGCTTCCTTTTCGAGTTCCAGAGCCAGAGCATAGCAAAGAAAGACATCGCCGGGATCGTCAGCCAA includes the following:
- a CDS encoding gamma carbonic anhydrase family protein, whose translation is MPDPATSFRPELIHSSVFLARGAVVLGDVSIGEQSSVWFNAVVRGDTEAIRIGRRTNIQDGCILHADPGFPCTIGDEVTVGHGAIVHGATVGNRVLIGMRAVVMNGAEIGEESVVGVGAIVTEGIKIPPGSVVLGLPGKVSRQVTPEDVIRIRHASEHYVVAARQFATGNGT